From Methanomassiliicoccales archaeon LGM-RCC1, one genomic window encodes:
- a CDS encoding diaminobutyrate--2-oxoglutarate transaminase family protein, with protein sequence MNQNTNKYFIDRQGDFESSARSYPRKFPLAISKSKGSWIEDVEGNRYLDFLNGAGTLALGHNDDEINQTMIELIQSGAALHTLDLMTPMKDEFVKTLFSILPPELAAKAKVQFCSPSGTDAADAAIKLCKTATGRGTIISFSGGYHGMGHGAIALTGNCTAKNKVQNIMPGVQFMPYPYSYRCPMGIGGEAGTKACINYFERLLKDPESGVTKPAAVILEPIQGEGGVIPAPVEFLQAVRRITKELDIPLIVDEVQSGIGRSGKMFAFEHAGIVPDVILISKAIGGGQPMSVVVYDKKLDGWEPGAHAGTFRGNQLAMAAGTIVMKKVSDPKFLAEVTRKGDYLKSRLMKLKDEVSIIGDVRGTGLMLGIEFIDPNGPKDLMGVPMPAGDITLRVQRMCFERKLIMEKGGRYGSVMRCLCPLTVTDEEIDTMYSIFEGVVKEVDKDVCH encoded by the coding sequence ATGAACCAGAATACGAACAAGTACTTCATCGACCGCCAGGGTGACTTCGAGTCTTCGGCCAGGAGCTACCCTCGCAAATTCCCGCTAGCGATTTCAAAGTCCAAGGGATCATGGATCGAAGATGTTGAAGGCAATCGTTACCTCGATTTCCTCAACGGAGCAGGCACGCTTGCACTCGGCCATAACGATGACGAGATCAATCAGACCATGATTGAACTGATCCAATCGGGTGCCGCGCTGCACACGCTGGACCTTATGACTCCGATGAAGGACGAGTTCGTGAAGACACTCTTCTCGATACTCCCCCCTGAGTTGGCAGCCAAAGCTAAGGTGCAGTTCTGCTCCCCGTCTGGAACGGATGCCGCTGATGCGGCGATCAAGCTGTGCAAGACCGCAACAGGAAGGGGAACCATCATCTCATTCTCCGGAGGCTACCACGGAATGGGCCACGGAGCTATCGCTCTGACAGGAAACTGCACCGCCAAGAACAAGGTGCAGAACATCATGCCCGGAGTCCAGTTCATGCCCTACCCGTACTCCTACCGCTGCCCCATGGGAATCGGCGGAGAGGCGGGAACGAAGGCCTGCATCAACTACTTCGAGCGCCTGCTGAAGGACCCCGAGAGCGGAGTCACCAAACCGGCAGCGGTCATCCTCGAGCCAATCCAGGGAGAGGGAGGAGTCATCCCCGCACCCGTGGAATTCCTCCAGGCGGTCCGCAGGATCACCAAGGAACTCGACATCCCCCTGATCGTGGACGAGGTCCAGTCGGGAATCGGACGCTCCGGAAAGATGTTCGCATTCGAGCACGCAGGAATCGTCCCTGATGTCATCCTCATCTCCAAAGCCATCGGAGGAGGACAGCCCATGTCCGTCGTCGTCTACGACAAGAAGCTCGACGGATGGGAGCCCGGTGCGCACGCAGGAACCTTCCGCGGCAACCAGCTCGCTATGGCAGCAGGTACCATCGTCATGAAGAAGGTCAGCGACCCCAAGTTCCTGGCAGAGGTCACCCGCAAAGGGGACTACCTCAAATCACGCCTCATGAAGCTGAAGGATGAGGTCTCCATCATCGGAGATGTCCGCGGAACCGGACTAATGCTCGGTATCGAGTTCATCGACCCTAACGGCCCCAAGGACCTCATGGGAGTCCCCATGCCCGCAGGAGACATCACCCTCCGCGTCCAGCGCATGTGCTTCGAGAGGAAGCTCATCATGGAGAAGGGCGGACGCTACGGGTCCGTCATGAGATGCCTGTGCCCCCTGACTGTCACCGACGAGGAGATCGATACGATGTACTCGATCTTCGAAGGCGTGGTCAAAGAGGTCGACAAGGATGTCTGCCACTGA
- a CDS encoding ammonium transporter → MNHHGKIAAAFVIIAAGLTMTALGLMSSSADAEPEGFLTPVSGGGDIAWIMTASILVFAMIPGIAFFYGGMLRKQSMTATMAQCLIATGIMVLIWVICGYSLAFGSEGFLIGNLDHVFMNGVIEDVVDGEVNELEFAFFQMMFSALTACIIIGACAERVRFTALAWFLVFWGLFVYTPMAHWVWGGGMFDQLFTVRDFAGGTVVHICAGVTGLALISFVGVRSASIRKSHAHNIPFAFLGAMLLWIGWFGFNGGSGLMANGQAIHVCFVTMLASAAGLITWAICQYQTTGRVGALGLITGAVAGLVAITPGCAYVPVWASFVIGIIGSMLCFFAVRFIHSKCNFDDALDVFGVHGIGGIWGAISTGIFAESKYTGSINASGIYEEGPAGIIFGQADLLIGQIASVAMTLAFCFVASYCIIWVLSKFMPVRVSKEEEAIGQDIIEHGEPAYQ, encoded by the coding sequence TTGAATCATCACGGAAAGATCGCAGCCGCGTTTGTGATAATCGCTGCGGGCTTGACAATGACCGCGCTCGGGCTGATGTCCTCATCGGCCGATGCTGAGCCTGAGGGCTTCCTCACCCCCGTTTCCGGCGGTGGGGACATAGCTTGGATCATGACGGCATCCATTCTGGTGTTCGCAATGATCCCGGGGATAGCGTTCTTCTACGGAGGAATGCTGAGGAAGCAGAGCATGACCGCCACCATGGCGCAGTGTCTGATCGCCACGGGCATAATGGTCCTCATTTGGGTGATCTGCGGATACAGCCTGGCCTTCGGGAGCGAAGGATTCCTGATCGGTAACCTGGACCACGTGTTCATGAACGGGGTCATCGAGGATGTGGTCGACGGAGAGGTGAACGAGTTGGAGTTCGCATTCTTCCAGATGATGTTCTCGGCGCTTACGGCATGCATCATCATCGGTGCCTGTGCGGAGCGTGTGAGATTCACAGCATTGGCCTGGTTCCTGGTATTCTGGGGGCTGTTCGTGTACACCCCAATGGCCCATTGGGTGTGGGGCGGAGGGATGTTCGACCAGCTGTTCACCGTGAGGGATTTCGCAGGAGGAACGGTCGTCCACATATGTGCAGGAGTGACCGGTCTGGCCCTGATCTCCTTCGTGGGCGTGAGAAGCGCCAGCATCCGCAAGTCGCATGCACACAACATACCTTTCGCATTCCTCGGAGCTATGCTCCTCTGGATAGGTTGGTTCGGATTCAACGGAGGGTCGGGATTGATGGCCAACGGCCAGGCCATCCACGTATGCTTCGTCACCATGCTCGCCAGCGCGGCAGGGCTGATAACCTGGGCGATCTGCCAGTATCAGACTACAGGTCGCGTAGGAGCGTTGGGATTGATCACAGGAGCGGTGGCAGGGCTGGTCGCCATAACCCCAGGATGCGCATACGTGCCGGTATGGGCATCCTTCGTCATAGGCATCATCGGTTCCATGCTGTGCTTCTTCGCGGTGAGGTTCATCCACAGCAAGTGCAACTTCGATGACGCGCTGGACGTCTTCGGCGTCCACGGAATAGGAGGCATCTGGGGAGCCATCTCCACAGGGATATTCGCCGAGTCGAAATATACCGGTTCTATCAACGCTTCAGGTATCTACGAGGAGGGTCCAGCAGGGATAATCTTCGGGCAGGCGGACCTCCTGATCGGACAGATCGCATCGGTTGCCATGACCCTCGCGTTCTGTTTCGTTGCGTCGTATTGCATAATATGGGTGCTGTCAAAGTTCATGCCGGTGCGTGTCTCCAAAGAGGAAGAAGCCATCGGACAGGACATCATAGAGCACGGGGAGCCCGCATACCAGTGA
- a CDS encoding P-II family nitrogen regulator — translation MKMIVAIVRPEKAQEVKDATHEIGINGMTISHVTGRGRQAGVKFTNRFGEFTVDEIEKVKFEIVVEDKDAKKVIDTVCKTATTGSHGDGKIFVVPVEESYTISDYGANEEEAKKE, via the coding sequence ATGAAGATGATAGTAGCGATAGTACGTCCGGAGAAGGCCCAGGAAGTCAAGGATGCCACTCATGAGATCGGGATAAACGGAATGACCATTTCCCACGTGACCGGCCGCGGAAGGCAGGCTGGGGTGAAGTTCACCAACAGGTTCGGGGAGTTCACGGTCGACGAGATAGAGAAGGTCAAGTTCGAGATCGTGGTCGAGGACAAGGATGCCAAGAAGGTGATCGACACCGTATGCAAGACGGCCACAACCGGCAGCCATGGTGACGGAAAGATCTTCGTCGTTCCTGTGGAGGAGTCCTACACCATAAGCGACTACGGAGCGAATGAGGAAGAGGCCAAGAAGGAATGA
- the dinB gene encoding DNA polymerase IV encodes MERLIIHVDMDAFYASVEIRDDPSLKGRPVIIGSLPHERGIVATCSYEAREFGVHSAMNIKEAYRLCPDGVYLRPNFDKYKATSAQIHKIWDEYTEISETIALDEAYLDVTETAGSLEKAREFAKEIKARILNEVGLTCSVGLAYCMGAAKTASEERKPDGYFEILSPQDFMDLVIDRDVRVLPSVGVKTADKLHSVGLDTVRDILERQEDVTDLLGNHGKMLIDLAQGIDDRVVTPYKPEDAKSISHELTFQENVSDFGLLEDVLLLLSMCVVHRARRYDLHGSGVVLKITYSDMKSITRSKVTLLCDDPISIRNEAVGLLSSVSKRPIRLIGVGIYNLMSKGVRQMTLDEIIDNENGEREKKLAAAIEDLSERYELDFESRLPQIYGNDYLHRLVNYMQKHRAHNKSV; translated from the coding sequence ATGGAAAGGCTGATCATACACGTGGACATGGATGCGTTCTACGCCTCCGTAGAGATACGTGACGACCCCAGCCTGAAGGGGAGGCCGGTGATAATAGGCTCCCTTCCCCATGAGAGAGGCATCGTGGCAACATGCAGCTACGAGGCCAGGGAGTTCGGGGTCCATTCTGCTATGAACATCAAGGAGGCCTATCGTCTATGCCCCGACGGAGTGTACCTCAGGCCCAACTTCGATAAGTACAAGGCGACATCTGCCCAGATACACAAGATATGGGATGAGTACACGGAGATATCGGAGACGATAGCTCTGGACGAGGCATATCTCGACGTAACGGAAACAGCTGGAAGCCTGGAGAAGGCTAGGGAGTTCGCCAAGGAGATCAAGGCCAGGATCCTCAACGAGGTCGGTTTGACATGCTCCGTCGGATTGGCCTACTGCATGGGGGCCGCCAAGACGGCCAGCGAGGAGAGGAAACCAGACGGTTACTTCGAGATCCTCTCCCCACAGGATTTCATGGACCTGGTGATTGACCGCGACGTCCGCGTTCTGCCTTCCGTCGGTGTAAAGACGGCCGACAAGCTGCACAGTGTAGGGCTGGACACCGTCAGGGACATACTGGAGAGGCAGGAGGATGTCACCGATCTACTGGGGAACCACGGTAAGATGCTCATCGATCTTGCCCAGGGAATCGACGACAGGGTCGTCACCCCCTACAAGCCCGAGGATGCCAAATCCATCAGCCACGAGCTGACCTTCCAGGAGAACGTATCCGACTTCGGATTGCTGGAGGATGTTCTTCTTCTGCTGTCGATGTGCGTAGTCCACAGGGCGAGGCGCTACGACCTCCACGGCAGTGGCGTGGTGCTGAAGATCACCTACTCGGACATGAAGAGCATAACACGGTCGAAGGTCACCCTGCTATGCGACGACCCGATCTCCATCAGGAACGAGGCTGTTGGGTTGCTGTCATCGGTGAGCAAGCGCCCGATTAGACTGATAGGAGTAGGGATCTACAATCTCATGAGCAAAGGAGTCCGCCAGATGACCCTAGACGAGATCATAGACAATGAGAACGGCGAGAGGGAGAAGAAGCTCGCTGCAGCCATCGAGGATCTGTCCGAACGGTACGAGCTGGACTTCGAATCACGCCTACCCCAGATATACGGCAACGACTACCTTCACAGGCTTGTCAACTACATGCAGAAGCACAGGGCCCATAACAAAAGTGTTTGA
- a CDS encoding cobalamin biosynthesis protein CbiX, translating into MSKGVLIVGYGTRNGNLTEILDTQVNRLKCRGWEHVGKAYFRVNSPSIPEALEMMVDEGVDEIVAIPYYISEGTLTKELIPEKLGLGTSESGKALVKGKEVTISIASAFDTSFTLTDIICDKIADANGNMDEGILILGHGTRFKALSNMRTIKMNAERIAARGYKHVAYAFNEYCEPTIPDALDQLEKSGVKRIIAVPLFIAMGVHLGKDIPEKMGLQPYSEGGEITVNGRTITVFMARPVESNPRLLDVLDQKAREYLG; encoded by the coding sequence ATGAGCAAAGGGGTATTGATCGTTGGATACGGTACGAGGAACGGTAACCTCACAGAGATCCTGGACACACAGGTCAACAGGTTGAAATGCAGGGGATGGGAGCATGTGGGCAAGGCCTACTTCAGAGTGAACTCCCCGTCCATCCCTGAAGCGCTGGAGATGATGGTGGACGAGGGCGTGGACGAGATCGTCGCAATCCCCTACTACATCTCGGAAGGTACCCTCACGAAGGAGCTCATCCCCGAGAAGCTCGGTCTGGGCACATCCGAATCCGGAAAGGCCCTGGTGAAAGGGAAGGAGGTCACTATATCCATAGCATCCGCCTTCGACACCAGCTTCACTCTCACCGACATCATCTGCGATAAGATCGCCGATGCCAACGGCAACATGGACGAAGGCATCCTGATCCTCGGTCACGGAACCAGGTTCAAGGCTCTCTCCAACATGCGTACCATCAAGATGAACGCTGAGAGGATAGCTGCCAGAGGCTACAAGCATGTTGCCTATGCCTTCAACGAATACTGCGAACCTACGATCCCCGATGCGCTGGACCAGCTGGAAAAGTCCGGTGTCAAGAGGATCATCGCCGTCCCTCTGTTCATCGCAATGGGCGTCCATCTCGGAAAGGACATTCCCGAGAAGATGGGGCTCCAGCCTTACTCCGAGGGCGGAGAGATAACCGTCAACGGCAGGACCATCACCGTCTTCATGGCGCGCCCTGTCGAGTCCAACCCTCGTCTTCTCGATGTGCTGGACCAGAAGGCCAGGGAATACTTGGGCTGA
- a CDS encoding PFL family protein, with translation MVELNEVFETVNMVAQENLDVRTITMGISLLDCIDPNLDKLCNKIFDKITTSAKDLVKVGDDIGNEFGVPVINKRISVTPIAIVGGAACKKPKDFVRIAETLDSAAKEVGVNFIGGYSALVQKGMTAGDRLLIESIPEALAKTERVCSSISLGSTRTGINMDAVRLMGDIILQTATATKENDSLGCAKLVVFCNPPDDNPFMAGAFHGVTEADKVINVGVSGPGVVKYELSKVRGEDFEVLCETIKKTAFKVTRVGQLFAKEASKRLGVPFGIVDLSLAPTPAVGDSIADIIHEMGMEYAGAPGTTAALAILNDQVKKGGVMASSYVGGLSGAFIPVTEDQAMAEAAAVGALTLEKLEAMTCVCSVGLDMIAIPGDTPATTIAGIIADEMAIGMVNQKTTAVRLIPVIGKGVGEVAEFGGLLGEAKIMPVNRFGCADFVDRGGRIPAPIHSFKN, from the coding sequence ATGGTAGAGCTCAATGAGGTCTTCGAGACCGTCAACATGGTCGCCCAGGAGAATCTGGATGTCAGGACCATCACCATGGGAATCAGTCTCCTTGACTGTATAGATCCTAATCTGGACAAGCTCTGCAACAAGATCTTCGACAAGATCACGACGTCCGCCAAGGATCTGGTCAAGGTAGGGGACGACATCGGGAACGAGTTCGGTGTCCCCGTAATCAACAAGAGGATATCCGTCACGCCTATCGCGATAGTCGGAGGAGCTGCATGCAAGAAACCCAAGGACTTCGTCAGGATCGCAGAGACCCTGGACAGTGCTGCGAAGGAAGTAGGCGTCAACTTCATCGGAGGATACTCTGCCCTGGTCCAGAAGGGAATGACCGCAGGCGACAGATTGCTCATAGAATCCATACCCGAAGCACTGGCCAAGACCGAGCGCGTGTGCTCATCCATCAGCCTCGGTTCCACCAGGACGGGTATCAACATGGATGCCGTCAGGCTCATGGGGGACATCATCCTCCAGACCGCAACCGCCACCAAGGAGAACGACTCGCTCGGATGCGCCAAACTCGTGGTGTTCTGCAACCCGCCGGACGACAACCCGTTCATGGCCGGTGCCTTCCACGGAGTGACCGAGGCCGACAAGGTGATCAACGTCGGAGTCAGCGGTCCCGGTGTCGTGAAGTACGAATTATCAAAGGTTCGCGGCGAGGACTTCGAGGTCCTCTGCGAGACGATCAAGAAGACCGCTTTCAAGGTCACAAGGGTAGGGCAGCTGTTCGCCAAGGAGGCATCCAAGAGACTCGGGGTCCCCTTCGGCATCGTTGACCTGTCCCTCGCACCCACACCTGCCGTGGGCGACAGTATCGCGGACATCATCCACGAGATGGGGATGGAGTACGCCGGTGCACCCGGTACGACAGCCGCACTGGCGATCCTGAACGATCAGGTGAAGAAGGGCGGTGTCATGGCATCATCCTATGTGGGCGGACTGTCCGGAGCATTCATCCCCGTGACAGAGGACCAGGCGATGGCAGAGGCCGCTGCGGTTGGAGCGCTTACCCTCGAGAAGCTCGAGGCCATGACATGCGTCTGCTCGGTAGGACTCGACATGATCGCTATCCCCGGAGACACTCCGGCCACGACCATCGCGGGCATAATAGCCGACGAGATGGCCATCGGTATGGTCAACCAGAAGACGACTGCCGTCAGGCTCATCCCCGTCATCGGAAAGGGTGTCGGCGAGGTCGCCGAATTCGGCGGTCTGCTGGGAGAGGCAAAGATCATGCCTGTCAACAGGTTCGGCTGCGCCGACTTCGTCGACCGCGGCGGAAGGATACCTGCGCCCATCCACAGCTTCAAGAACTGA
- a CDS encoding ACT domain-containing protein — MSKTIVTLVGKDKVGIIATVCNFFAENNINILDLKQTTAQGYINMMMIVDTDLYEGSTEDLNKGLEGIGVKVGCTIKAQHEEIFDMMHRI; from the coding sequence ATGAGCAAGACCATAGTCACACTGGTAGGGAAGGACAAGGTGGGGATCATTGCCACCGTTTGCAACTTCTTCGCCGAGAACAACATAAACATCCTGGACCTGAAGCAGACCACTGCCCAGGGATACATCAACATGATGATGATCGTGGACACCGACCTCTACGAGGGATCCACCGAGGACCTCAACAAGGGACTCGAAGGAATCGGTGTGAAGGTGGGCTGTACCATCAAGGCGCAGCACGAAGAGATCTTCGACATGATGCACAGGATCTGA
- the cimA gene encoding citramalate synthase has translation MTDWVAVYDTTLRDGAQTEGVLFSSEDKLDVLKALDDFGVDFVEGGWPGSNPVDDEFFEKSKDIKLKNTRLVAFGSTRRSGVKPEEDMSLKALAECPAEWCCIFGKSWDFQVEEALGISLAENLDLVQDSVKFLVDSGKHVIFDAEHFFDGYKSDRKYALNVLKAAEMGGAEWLVLCDTNGGTLPSEIGEAVEDALLSVDVPLGIHCHNDSDLATANSLTAVDRGCTMVQCTVNGLGERCGNANMCTLLPNLVYKTGFETSEMDLQKITQLSKSIGEIVNIAPRSDMPYVGESAFAHKGGVHISAMTKNSRTYEHIDPSAVGNSRKILVSEMAGKASIVEKLKELGLECGDDTPDIAKKIKEMESKGYQFEGADASFELLVKRLRREIEPKFTVKGFKILMDNRLGAMDTEASIKVLDSAGELEQTAADGNGPVNALDKALRKSLIKFFPEINDMKLTDYKVRVFEEKKATASGVRVLIRSTDGKCSWTTVGVSENVVEASLIALVDAIEYKLMIGESR, from the coding sequence TTGACCGACTGGGTAGCCGTATACGACACCACCCTGCGCGACGGAGCGCAGACTGAAGGAGTTCTGTTCTCATCAGAGGATAAGCTCGATGTTCTGAAGGCATTGGATGACTTCGGGGTGGATTTCGTGGAGGGCGGCTGGCCAGGCTCCAATCCGGTCGATGACGAATTCTTCGAGAAGTCCAAGGATATCAAGCTCAAGAACACCAGACTCGTGGCCTTCGGCAGCACCCGCAGGAGCGGCGTGAAGCCTGAGGAGGACATGAGCCTCAAGGCTCTGGCGGAATGCCCGGCGGAATGGTGCTGCATCTTCGGCAAATCATGGGATTTCCAGGTCGAGGAGGCGTTAGGGATCAGCCTTGCCGAGAACCTGGACCTGGTGCAGGACAGCGTCAAGTTCCTGGTGGATTCCGGGAAGCATGTCATTTTCGATGCGGAGCACTTCTTCGACGGATACAAGTCGGACAGGAAGTACGCTCTGAACGTCCTCAAGGCGGCAGAGATGGGCGGAGCCGAATGGCTGGTCCTCTGCGATACCAACGGAGGAACCTTGCCGAGCGAGATCGGCGAGGCCGTAGAGGATGCATTGCTGTCTGTGGATGTCCCTCTGGGGATCCACTGCCACAACGATTCCGATCTTGCGACGGCCAATTCCCTGACCGCTGTGGACAGGGGCTGCACCATGGTGCAGTGCACCGTGAACGGACTCGGAGAGAGATGTGGCAACGCCAACATGTGCACGCTGCTCCCCAACCTTGTCTACAAGACGGGATTCGAGACGTCCGAGATGGACCTCCAGAAGATCACTCAGCTCTCCAAATCCATAGGGGAGATAGTCAACATCGCCCCTCGCTCCGACATGCCCTATGTCGGCGAGAGCGCTTTCGCTCACAAAGGTGGAGTACACATCTCCGCCATGACCAAGAACAGCCGCACATACGAGCACATCGACCCCTCGGCCGTGGGCAACTCCAGGAAGATACTGGTGTCCGAGATGGCCGGTAAGGCTAGCATAGTCGAGAAGCTGAAGGAGCTCGGCCTGGAGTGCGGAGACGACACCCCGGACATCGCCAAGAAGATCAAGGAGATGGAGTCCAAGGGCTACCAGTTCGAGGGGGCTGACGCCAGCTTCGAACTGCTGGTCAAGAGGCTCAGAAGGGAGATAGAACCCAAATTCACAGTCAAGGGATTCAAGATACTGATGGACAATCGCCTGGGTGCTATGGACACCGAGGCCAGCATCAAGGTCCTGGATTCCGCAGGGGAGCTTGAGCAGACCGCGGCTGACGGCAACGGTCCGGTCAACGCCCTGGACAAGGCTCTGAGGAAGTCGCTGATCAAGTTCTTCCCGGAGATAAACGACATGAAACTCACGGACTACAAGGTACGTGTCTTCGAGGAGAAGAAGGCAACGGCATCCGGTGTCCGTGTACTGATAAGATCGACTGACGGCAAGTGCAGCTGGACCACGGTCGGCGTGTCCGAGAACGTTGTGGAAGCCAGTCTAATTGCGCTTGTCGACGCTATCGAATACAAACTGATGATAGGTGAGAGCAGATGA
- a CDS encoding homoserine dehydrogenase: MRAFICGFGTIGQSVAKIIKEKQDFFEKRYGESLIIVGALDSKNFVIDQNGLDADSVIKTKCDTGRVGGRAYKNIEEALDSVDFDILIEVTSTDIKTGGAGLNNIRHALETGKDVVTANKGPLALNFKELTALADKNDRYLLFEGTVGGAMPIINLNKYDLAGQKIKSIRGIFNGTCNYILTKMDDGQPFEQALKEAQQQGYAETDPTNDVEGYDSACKVVILANSIFGRNATLKDVEITGITSINSDAVALAQNNGMVIRLIGEVSATKLEVAPRLIPRGHPLSLPGTLNTAEIITEYAGPITVSGVGAGGPETASAILSDIIDIMDERIGD, translated from the coding sequence ATGAGAGCTTTCATCTGCGGATTCGGAACCATCGGACAGAGCGTGGCCAAGATCATCAAGGAGAAGCAGGACTTCTTCGAGAAGCGCTACGGGGAGTCCCTCATCATAGTGGGAGCGCTGGACTCCAAGAACTTCGTCATCGACCAGAACGGGCTCGATGCGGATTCCGTCATCAAGACGAAGTGCGACACCGGACGTGTCGGCGGAAGGGCGTACAAGAACATCGAGGAAGCGCTGGACTCCGTCGATTTCGACATACTCATAGAGGTCACCTCGACCGACATCAAGACCGGCGGTGCAGGACTGAACAACATCCGCCACGCGCTGGAAACCGGGAAGGATGTCGTCACTGCGAACAAGGGCCCGCTGGCGCTCAACTTCAAAGAGCTCACCGCCCTGGCAGACAAGAACGACCGCTACCTCCTGTTCGAGGGAACAGTCGGCGGCGCGATGCCCATCATCAATCTCAACAAGTACGACCTTGCTGGTCAGAAGATCAAGTCCATCAGGGGTATCTTCAACGGTACATGCAACTACATCCTGACCAAGATGGACGACGGACAGCCCTTCGAGCAGGCGCTCAAGGAGGCGCAGCAGCAGGGATATGCGGAGACCGACCCCACCAATGACGTCGAGGGTTACGACAGCGCATGCAAGGTCGTCATCCTGGCCAACTCCATCTTCGGAAGGAACGCCACGCTCAAGGACGTGGAGATCACCGGAATCACCAGCATCAACTCCGACGCTGTCGCTCTGGCGCAGAACAACGGAATGGTCATCAGGCTCATCGGAGAAGTCTCTGCGACGAAGCTGGAGGTCGCTCCCAGGCTGATCCCGCGCGGACACCCGCTCAGTCTCCCCGGTACCCTGAACACCGCTGAGATCATCACAGAGTACGCTGGACCCATCACCGTCTCCGGTGTCGGAGCAGGCGGTCCCGAGACCGCATCCGCGATCCTCAGCGACATCATCGACATAATGGACGAGAGAATCGGTGACTGA
- a CDS encoding NAD+ synthase translates to MSETKIPKITKDDVNLLQSFIKDTVKKTKSKGVVIGLSGGIDSAVVTKLCADALGPENVLNIFMPSRGTPAEDYKTTADLAALWGTEYRVVDVQPAVDALAAVLLSDAETPLERGNISARCRMAVLYNLAKKRQYLVAGTSNQSEIMMGYFTKFGDGACDMTPLANMYKTEVRQIAAIIGVPQPIIDKPPSAGLWEGQTDESEMGIKYEDLDAILYEMEQDRTDAQIAADTGLPKEQVSDIRRQVQLMEHKRMPAFRPSEY, encoded by the coding sequence ATGTCAGAAACGAAGATCCCCAAGATCACCAAGGACGACGTGAACCTGTTGCAATCCTTCATCAAGGACACCGTCAAGAAGACGAAGTCGAAGGGTGTTGTAATCGGTCTCAGCGGAGGCATTGATTCCGCTGTCGTCACAAAGCTCTGCGCCGATGCGCTGGGCCCGGAGAACGTTCTGAACATCTTCATGCCCTCCAGGGGCACCCCTGCGGAGGACTACAAGACAACCGCTGATCTCGCAGCCCTCTGGGGCACCGAGTACAGGGTGGTCGACGTGCAGCCTGCAGTCGATGCGCTGGCAGCAGTTCTGCTGTCAGATGCGGAGACTCCTCTCGAGAGGGGCAACATCTCAGCAAGATGCAGGATGGCCGTCCTGTACAATCTGGCCAAGAAGAGGCAGTACCTAGTTGCGGGAACGTCCAATCAGAGCGAGATCATGATGGGGTACTTCACCAAGTTCGGCGACGGGGCATGCGACATGACCCCTCTAGCGAACATGTACAAGACTGAGGTCAGGCAGATCGCCGCCATCATCGGCGTCCCCCAGCCGATCATCGACAAGCCCCCGTCCGCAGGACTGTGGGAGGGTCAGACGGATGAGTCGGAGATGGGTATCAAGTACGAGGATCTGGATGCCATCCTGTATGAGATGGAGCAGGACCGCACTGATGCGCAGATCGCCGCGGACACCGGACTGCCGAAGGAGCAGGTCTCCGACATCCGCAGGCAGGTGCAACTGATGGAGCACAAGAGGATGCCAGCGTTCCGCCCGTCGGAATACTGA